A window of the Radiobacillus deserti genome harbors these coding sequences:
- the speE gene encoding polyamine aminopropyltransferase, translated as MDLWFTEKQTKDFGITAKIKKTLHGEQTEFQKLDMIETYEWGNMLTLDGMVMTTEKDEFVYHEMVAHVPLFTHPSPKQVLVVGGGDGGVIREVLKHKTVEKATLVEIDGKVIEYSKKYLPSIAGELEGNPRVEVKVADGFMHIAESERAYDVIMVDSTEPVGPAVNLFTKGFYAGISKALKDDGIFVAQTDNPWFKADLIKQVFQDVKEIFPVTRLYTANIPTYPSGMWTFTIGSKIHDPLKVKEDRFEDIDTKYYTKELHVASFALPRFVKELTE; from the coding sequence ATGGATTTATGGTTTACAGAGAAGCAGACGAAAGACTTCGGTATTACGGCAAAAATTAAGAAAACCTTACATGGAGAACAAACCGAGTTCCAGAAGCTTGACATGATTGAAACCTATGAATGGGGCAACATGCTTACGTTGGATGGTATGGTGATGACGACAGAGAAGGACGAATTTGTCTATCATGAAATGGTAGCTCATGTCCCGTTGTTTACCCACCCAAGTCCGAAGCAAGTGCTCGTTGTCGGTGGCGGAGATGGTGGAGTAATTCGGGAAGTGTTAAAGCATAAAACGGTGGAAAAAGCTACCCTTGTGGAGATTGATGGGAAGGTGATCGAGTATTCTAAAAAATACTTACCTTCTATTGCTGGTGAGTTAGAAGGAAATCCTCGGGTGGAAGTAAAAGTAGCAGACGGCTTTATGCACATCGCAGAAAGTGAAAGAGCTTATGATGTTATAATGGTGGACTCCACCGAGCCTGTAGGGCCTGCTGTAAACTTATTTACAAAGGGATTTTATGCAGGGATTTCCAAAGCGTTGAAGGATGATGGGATTTTCGTCGCTCAAACCGATAATCCGTGGTTTAAAGCAGATTTGATAAAGCAAGTGTTTCAAGATGTTAAAGAAATTTTTCCAGTAACGCGACTTTACACGGCTAACATTCCAACCTATCCGAGTGGAATGTGGACATTTACAATAGGAAGTAAAATCCATGACCCGTTAAAGGTGAAGGAAGATAGGTTCGAGGATATCGATACAAAATATTATACAAAGGAATTACATGTTGCTTCGTTTGCATTACCGAGATTCGTAAAAGAGTTAACAGAGTAG
- a CDS encoding transglycosylase domain-containing protein, which produces MYKWIKKQLHTIKSKPLRIAVIVSILSMFCAVVFVVAIFTYAYSLGPPPLTSQQNTVYYGANQNVIGEERGLQSRYWVDLEDISKHVVKATVAIEDQNFYNHGGFDFKRIASALFHDIKAMAMVQGASTITQQYARNLFLSHEKTWTRKIKEAFYTLRLEMFYTKNEILEGYLNTIYYGHGAYGIEAASRYFFDKSAKNLDLAEAATLAGIPKGPSYYSPFHDQERAKKRQELILKTMQQQGKITKHEQFLASSEKLTFTNAKDRETKSIAPYFQDAVLKKLANILHEDIESIRSGGYQVYTTLHTDHQKKLEESIQETMDPESDLQVGAMSVEPESGAITAMVGGRSYEESPYNRATMAERMPGSSFKPFLYYEALENGYTATTSLLSKPTTFELANGKVYAPSNYNGYYAYKPITLAQAIALSDNIYAVKTNVALGPKNLVRTARKFGIKKKLPAVPSLALGTAVVSVEDMVGGYSMIANGGKRVEPYLIEKVTDSKGNILFEHDQSDNEQVLDEKKTFILSQLMTGMFDESLNGYMRVTGASIADELSHKFAGKSGTTNTDSWMVGFSPKLVTGVWTGYDQNQQMNKVDEHQYAKDIWASFMNKAHEGEKDVRFEQPKGVVGVYVDPVTGEKATPYCAERRMMYFEKGTEPTTFCSLHYPHAQEKEEDTPKEQEKKKSGWKKWLDWLPFGQ; this is translated from the coding sequence ATGTATAAATGGATAAAAAAACAACTTCATACTATTAAAAGTAAGCCACTTCGCATCGCTGTTATCGTTTCTATTCTGTCCATGTTTTGTGCGGTTGTCTTTGTTGTGGCCATATTTACGTATGCATACAGCTTGGGACCACCGCCCCTTACGAGTCAACAAAACACCGTCTACTACGGGGCGAACCAGAACGTAATCGGAGAAGAACGAGGACTCCAAAGTCGCTATTGGGTAGATTTAGAGGATATTTCTAAGCATGTAGTAAAGGCCACCGTTGCAATAGAAGATCAAAATTTTTACAATCATGGTGGTTTTGACTTTAAACGAATTGCATCTGCTCTCTTTCATGATATAAAAGCAATGGCCATGGTGCAGGGTGCAAGTACGATTACGCAGCAATACGCACGTAATCTCTTTCTGTCCCACGAGAAAACATGGACCCGAAAAATTAAAGAAGCCTTCTATACATTACGTTTAGAAATGTTTTATACAAAAAACGAGATATTAGAAGGCTATTTAAACACGATTTATTACGGCCATGGAGCCTATGGTATCGAAGCAGCTAGTCGTTATTTTTTTGACAAATCAGCAAAAAACTTGGATTTAGCAGAAGCAGCGACTTTGGCGGGTATCCCAAAGGGTCCATCCTATTATTCCCCATTTCATGATCAAGAACGTGCAAAAAAGAGACAGGAACTTATCCTTAAAACGATGCAGCAGCAAGGAAAAATCACGAAACATGAACAGTTTTTAGCAAGTAGCGAGAAACTCACTTTTACAAACGCAAAGGATAGGGAAACAAAATCTATCGCACCTTATTTTCAGGATGCCGTCTTAAAGAAGCTAGCGAACATCCTACATGAGGACATAGAATCGATTCGTTCGGGAGGCTATCAAGTATACACGACATTGCATACGGACCATCAAAAAAAGCTGGAGGAATCCATACAAGAAACGATGGATCCAGAAAGTGACCTACAGGTAGGTGCCATGTCTGTTGAACCAGAATCCGGTGCCATTACAGCGATGGTTGGAGGAAGAAGCTATGAAGAAAGCCCTTATAATAGAGCAACCATGGCGGAACGAATGCCTGGTTCTTCCTTTAAACCTTTTTTATACTATGAAGCGTTAGAGAACGGCTATACAGCTACCACTTCCTTATTAAGTAAGCCAACGACGTTCGAGCTAGCGAACGGAAAAGTATATGCTCCTAGTAACTATAATGGATATTATGCATACAAACCGATTACTCTAGCACAGGCCATTGCATTATCTGATAACATTTATGCGGTTAAAACGAATGTCGCACTAGGCCCAAAAAACCTAGTGAGAACAGCTAGAAAATTCGGTATTAAGAAAAAGCTTCCAGCCGTCCCTTCCTTAGCTTTAGGAACAGCCGTTGTTAGTGTCGAGGACATGGTGGGCGGTTATAGCATGATCGCAAATGGCGGTAAAAGGGTAGAGCCTTATTTAATAGAAAAAGTAACCGATTCAAAAGGGAATATTCTGTTTGAACATGATCAATCGGATAATGAACAAGTATTAGATGAGAAAAAAACGTTCATTCTAAGTCAGTTAATGACCGGCATGTTCGACGAATCATTGAATGGGTATATGCGGGTAACTGGTGCCTCCATTGCTGATGAGCTTTCCCACAAATTCGCAGGCAAATCAGGAACAACTAATACAGATAGCTGGATGGTCGGGTTTAGTCCAAAGCTCGTGACGGGGGTTTGGACAGGCTATGATCAAAATCAGCAAATGAATAAAGTAGATGAGCATCAATACGCGAAGGACATTTGGGCATCGTTCATGAACAAAGCACATGAGGGAGAAAAAGACGTCCGATTTGAACAGCCCAAAGGTGTCGTAGGTGTGTATGTAGACCCAGTCACAGGGGAAAAAGCAACTCCATACTGTGCTGAGCGAAGGATGATGTATTTCGAAAAAGGAACGGAACCAACCACCTTCTGTTCGTTACACTATCCACATGCTCAAGAGAAAGAGGAGGACACTCCTAAGGAACAAGAAAAGAAAAAAAGCGGTTGGAAAAAGTGGTTGGATTGGTTACCATTTGGACAATAA
- a CDS encoding YwhD family protein, which yields MSSDQSSNKKKSNSFTIMKNDSTDGHGGYGIGAITLENMSSVIVDPNEDKAYVDMGAMHARSDVERRVKFLPDRSVVPNGKLYWIAWVTVEKGQQGGYYYGVAASEIVVDRSIKRAYKSMPEHVNHMDKSLKGKVIVDHMDKHSRQLLGNFLKEFNPELWENSSDELKQAFAK from the coding sequence ATGAGTTCTGACCAATCTTCTAACAAGAAAAAGTCAAATTCCTTTACCATTATGAAAAATGATTCGACCGATGGTCATGGTGGATATGGGATTGGAGCAATTACCCTTGAGAATATGTCCTCTGTCATTGTAGATCCGAACGAGGACAAAGCATATGTTGATATGGGAGCGATGCATGCAAGAAGTGATGTAGAGAGAAGAGTCAAGTTCTTACCAGATAGATCTGTAGTACCAAATGGGAAGTTATATTGGATTGCTTGGGTAACAGTTGAGAAGGGGCAGCAAGGCGGCTATTACTATGGAGTAGCTGCAAGTGAGATTGTTGTGGATCGTTCGATCAAACGCGCTTATAAATCTATGCCAGAGCATGTGAATCATATGGATAAATCATTAAAAGGGAAAGTGATTGTCGATCATATGGATAAGCACTCTAGACAATTACTAGGAAACTTTTTAAAAGAGTTTAATCCGGAGCTTTGGGAAAACTCTTCGGATGAGCTGAAACAGGCATTCGCAAAGTAA